Genomic segment of Nothobranchius furzeri strain GRZ-AD chromosome 12, NfurGRZ-RIMD1, whole genome shotgun sequence:
atggaagacacgtcagactgatgaaatttatttttcaggacctttagctttgatgtgacctgctttttatcTCGCTTGACGCCCCCACTCAGCCAGTGtttaccactctgtcgaacagctggctgtctctcaccatccccgtaaaaaggcgactaatctgtttgtccgctcgcacggccaaaagctccacggTCTCCGCATCCATCCAGCCGGCTTTCCTTCTGTCCGGCACTCAGCGCGCAGTACACAtgactaacgcgaccaccctcttttgcagtTGCTCCAAAGGGATTAACGAGCCTGATACACGTTTAGCCGTAAGAGGCGAGGGGCTGAtgtggcaatattactaccaagcgaggcagaacgaatgccgcaatatttgcgcaacgccatgccggcatggcgcgtttatagacataccattgcggtaatattacgctgatatgccggcatggtgtgtcctataaaagcaccttAAGTTGAGGAGGTGGCAGGTGCAGCGATGGTGTTTGGGTAGCAGGTATTCCATGCAGTCATCTTCATCCAACAGGGCTCCAGCATCAACAAATTCAACACTCTCAATgctttcctcctcctcttcatcatcatctttttGGCcaccatcatcttcttcttcttcattactcTCCCCTTCAGATTCAGGATGGCTGTCGTTGTCAGTCTGCCCATAAACTCTGAAGGCTTTCAGGAAGTTTGAGCCGTTGTCAGTTGTGGTGAGAACGATCTTCTCTCTGTTGAATTCTGTGTGGATATCATTTAGGGCACCAGCCAGGGCAGAAAAGGTATGCGGCCCTTTAAGTTGCTCGCATGTCAGGGCAGCTagttattttttaaaagtaaGGAGTAGAAAGTACcgataattgtgtgaaaatgtaagggAGTAGAAGTATAAAGTAGGCTAAAAAAATAATTACTCCAGTAAAGTATAAATAACCAAAATATCTACTTAAGTAAGGTAACGAAGTATTTGTACTTCGTTATTTGACACctctgatcaggaagcagaaaattcatgtgttaggagatcattttgggccgctgctgtaaaaaaaagtgaggcgcgaaccggaaaagcttctgccgatcacaattcgacaacggattacgaaagaacggatcACGCTCGAAGCGTGCAGATTCTtcatgatgtaagaggtgagtctactctttgtttaggttgttttggcattgacatcatcctagtgcgcaacgttctgcGACGCTTAAAAGAAcagtaaaaacactgaaaaacactggcagtgatgggctttactgatcaggaaacggctggcagtaaaATGAGTTAATGCAATGACAGCAAGATCAAGAACATAATCCTGTAGTTTTTGCTTGAAATTTAAATTTCACGTCATTGTTCAgcgccatgttcagcgccttgggcttcccgacagggtcgctcgcggaaggcgctttataaataaagctttgattgattgttaACCTTGTTAATAAAGTAATGAAATCAAAATATATGTGTGCATTATTTGATAGCGCATATTAAAATGACTATTATGATGACGTTTGATCTATGTAATGTTCCTGGATGCTCACtacttaattaaattatgaatgaCTATTACCTGTGCAGCGGGGAATTGTTCTGAAAGTTCATACGGCTCCTCTGGAATCCAGTGGCTTTGCTCCAAACACCAGAGGATCTgaccaagaaaacaaaatcaaaatAACGCATTATTAATTTTATTATGTTCAAAACATCTTTTTCTTGTGGAAGTGTCTAAACATTTACAACCACCCCATACCCATTCAAAAGAGAGGATCCAGCAGCCACGCGCTATGCCCAACAGGATGTTGAGCGTCCGCCTGTGTCCCCCAGACACCACGTGAGTTGTGCTCTCACACACTCGGTCGACAATTGAAAAACCACCCAGTGCTTTCACCACCTGAACCACAGTGTTCTGCTTCCTATGAGAGGTGGAAAAGGTACAAAAACATCCAATAATGTGGTAAAACTGTGAGGTATGAAATTAATAAACATCTAGCAGACGTTTACAAACTTACTCTGAGGGCATGCTCGTCATAACCAGTGTCCTCATAGCCTGCAACAAAGAACACGACGCAGAGCTTGTATCAAATATACAAAATgtatttataaaaaacaaaatgtgGTAGAACAAACTAATTAATACACCACACCCTTTGTTTATTTGCACATTTGTATCTTGGTTGGAGCTTCACCAGTGCAGAATTTCTAAGAGAATAAAACAAATTCAAACATCTAAACCATTAAAACCGTGAATGTGCGACATACTTTGGCCCACATACAGAAACCTATCATCAACCCAAACACCTCAGCGACAGTTGCAAACAGGACCACAAGGTCTTTTCCTGCCACACTTTGATATCTGCTCTACCAGCTGGAAGTCAGGGGTTAAGGCCTGCTGAGCACAAAGGTGCCAAAACAGTCCACGAGCCACACCTACGCCCGTTAAATATCACATTATTCCTGACGAGGAAAGTTCAAACGTCACTGACCAAATGACACTGATAACATCAGGGCTAAGCTGTTGCTCCTTCTTTGTTGTACAGGCACACTCTTTTCTCCAAAGGATGGTTTGGTGttttagttttttattgttttaaaggcaaaaaacaaataaataaacattcctcttGGTTGTAAATACGTGATGACAGATGCAGCTTGTTTTGAAATCAAACCTAGAGGGGACCTTGGACTGGCGTGTCCCACGCTCTGGACATGTTCTGGCAGCGGCACGGCAATCAGGCACAAGAGAACAAGCTGCACAAAACCAGCCTGCGACCAGAAGCTGGTGTGAAATGCGGCACGGCCTTTGAACATAAACACCCTCAGCACAAATGAAGGAAATTCTTCTCTGTATGACTGGCTCTCCTTTATGACTGCAAGTACGTGCACACTGAACAGACACGCTTTAGACAATAATGGAGAAAAATGTCATTCTTTAATCTCTGCTAATCACGAGGCGTGATGTCATTGCCAGATTTAGTGCACTGGCTCCTTACTGCTTAAACACCCTTACATTTCCAAATGATATACCTGAATCACACAGCTTCAGTGACAAAATGAATTAGGAGATTTTGGTTGCCCTCATTTCTCTTAAAAATCCTGACCTTCATGTTTGTTGCCAAGAATTATGATTAAAAAATTTATCTCCGGGAGGTTTTGGAGCTATAGATCATTACTGAGCAAAGAAAAAACATAGGTTGGActcaaccaaacaaacaaacagtgtgTAATCGGAAGAAATCGAAGACCTCTTCAGAAGTAGCTGACCTACATTTCTCCAGCAGCGGGATGTGTAATGGCCTGTTGGGTTACAAAATAACTAGACGtaactctccaggacctgtaaatTTCTTTTACTTATCCCTGATCACAAagcggttaccatgacaacaatAAAAAAGAGGGGTGTAAATGAACTCCATCGAGATAAGAACACTTTCTACTCAATCTTTTATTGAAATTCTGTTTGTTTTCTAGTTTCAGTGTTTTTGTGCATTTTTACTGCTTTAGTTTTGTCACCTTACACATTTAATCTATGTTTTCATTGGTTAGCCTTCTTACCCACTCAAAGTACTACCACTAGTCACCAGACCTTTTACGTAATGTCTTATTGAAGTTCTGCTTTCTAGTTTTAGTCTTCAAAGTttaaccttcatctcctcacgcttagactactgcaacttgcTTTTCACTTTTCTGAGCAAAACATCCCTGAactgtctgcaggtggttcagaatgcctgttctCGGCTTCTGACCTAATTGTCAAAATTCACCCACTTCACTGGCtgctctctcccctgagcctgagatcagtggactcagtggtctcctttaagagcagctgaaaactcacctgttcaggctggcttttgcatgaTCAACTCCACCTttactgggatccactgatttccctctttcttattcattttctctttccttaAATTTTTAGTCacatatttttctcattttaaccataatttttaatcattaaaaaaataccttttatattttaaatttgttGTTCCTATGAAGTGCCTTGTAATTTTTATCTCGAGAGagatcttttcatttttattttaatacgtaaagaatgagattgcggataaaggcggccgaaatgagttttctctgcagggtgtctgggctctcctttagagatagggtgagaagctcggtcatccgggagaggctcagagcagatccgctgctcctccacatcaagaggagccagttgaggtggctctggcatttgGTTAGGATGCCCCTGGACGCCTACCTGGCGAAGTTTCCCGGGCAGACCCAGGacaacgctggagggactacaaccctttttagaagacacaccttgCCAGCAAATCTTTGTAATACTGTCGCCACGGCGCGTTCATTAGACACACCGTGGCGGCATGTTGATGCAGGAATTATGCTGCATTCATGCTGCCAAGCTTTTACTGACGCAACggtggacttgtgaatgcattttaCACCTTGGCGgagggtggtgtcatgatcatgtgTTGAATTACTTGTGTGGGAAATGTGCTATAAATATGGTAAAtggctgtatttgtatagcgccttcttagggttcttaaAGCTATCTTGTCTCTTCTAAAAAAAGACTCAATTTACACCCTGCTGGAACCAAACTAATCTTATTCAGATTGTGTTCAACATGTGTAATCTGAGAACATTTTTTGCCACAAGTTTTGTTTAACAGTGTCAAGTCTGATGTAAATACATAATAAGACACAAAAAACACGTTAtttatgacaaaaaaaaaaggttaacaAGTACGTTTCCCTGAGGGATGTCACATGGTGTTTGGCTTGTTGAGGTTACCAGTAACGAAAACAGAGATGCAGGTGCGTTTCACAAGCAAGGAAGCTACGCTACTATCGCACAGCCATAACACAGGAAACCCTCAGGAGCAGGCAGCAACCCGTGTCTGCATTCATCAAACGCTTTCAGCCAGTGAAGCATGTGTGACCTGAAGAAGGAAATCCTTACAAAGGCTTAAAAAAACACAGGTGATGCCTCGTTTACTACTTTAACTGCTTATgtcacagaaacaatcttttttttttttaactacacTCCaaatcaactggttccactaaacttaTTTGCTTTAATGCAAAGAATAATGTACATTGCTATATGTTGTTATGGTAAAAGTAAATGTATATTACTAGGGTAGTAGAACCAGTTGATATAACTGTGTGTAACATTTAATCCCTTACTGTGTACGTTTCCTCTACATCTCTAAAGTGAGTTGCGTAAAACTTttgggaataaataaataaagagtgcTGAATATGCTGGGAGTAAAATAAATCAAATTCATCTACTATCACACTCAATTTAAACCAAACATGTCGATGCAATCCCATCAATGTTTCTGTAACTTTATCAATAGCCAAATATTAACGTAAAATGCATCGAATTAGCGTATGAGAGAGGGGGGAAATCTATTTACCTTTGTTTTGGTAACCATCTTCTGACGCCTCAAGCTGACTTGCTTATTATGATTCTCTCCAAATTCGGAGGGGATCTCTGTGAAACCAGCTGCAACCAAACATTCATTTCCTCCACCTACATATGAAAACAAGACAAACAATTTAAAATAGAGTAGAGCTGTGGGAGTGTCACTCCAGACATCACGCAGCTGTGACTGTTTTTATTTGCTTGTTTTAGCTGTTCTTGcatgactaaacaagtaaaactcgAAAAATTAAGAGTATCATGCAAAAGTAATATAGTTCAACTTGGAAGgtaaaactaatatatgagatacAAATTGCATGCTGTCAGATATTTCATGTTATAATTGTCAAGATTATGGGTTACAGTTCATGTAAACCCATAATTCAAAATATCATGAAATCAGTAAAACAAGGATTTTAAATAAAGAAACATCAGACATCTGAACAAATATAATCATGCATTTGTACCCAGTATGTTACTGAAATAAGTGAAGTTTTGCACATATACTACTTTTTCGAGTTTCACCACCACATTACGACACAGCCAGACTCACACAGGTGTgactttaaattaaataaaattatttcCATAATTCAGAATGACAGAAAAAAAACATGATTGCTAATGCTTCAAAAACAATACTCGatattaataataaaaatctTAAAACACTACACTTCCTCACACTCAGGTAAGTCAACAAACTTCCCTCGAAATGTGAAAAATAATCCAGGTAACAATACAAAATTCTTAAAAATAAAATTctggaggagaaaaaaaaaacacaactctGAGAAGGACCTGAATGTTTCAGCCTTTGAGTGACAGGATCTTGTGACTCTTTAAGCTGTGGAAGGTTTAACTTCCTTAATTTGTGGAAAAATCTATTAAAAATGCacgttattattatttattgttcaAAGGAACTAATACGGCTGAATATTTTGGGTGGGCACAATGAGAACCCCAAACTCAACACTAAATGATAAATAATCATTGCTAAAATTATAGGTAAATTAAACAACAAAAATCTATTTTTTAGATGAAAATTTAAAATCAAAGACTTAATTTTTATTAGAAACCTTTATTGGAACATCTAAAATTTTAAATTCACCTTTGAAATTAACTGGAAGGCTCAAGAACCATTAACAGGTTAAGAGAATATTcactgttctcatatatttacttTTACAATTAATACATTTCAAAGGCATTTTTTTGCTTTTTACAGttcataataataaaaatgttctTTGTGACTACTACAGCATCTGGTTTCTGGTTTTCTTACTCACTTCCTGCAGTATGAGAAAAAATGGGAAAATCAGAATTTTTCTGCGGCTCCAGTTCTGAGATATCCTCCGTTTGTGATGGTGGTTgtcctgatgatgatgatgatgatggtctgTGTTTTCCTGCATCACGTTTACTGGTGCTTTGTCTTTGCCTTTCGTTCACACTTTGACTATCGAGTGCTGGAAGAGAATCTGGAACATCGTGTTGTGAAAGATTCTTTCTGCTCGTCTGAGACGGATGATTAATGCTTGGACTACTTATTTCTAATTTCAGTTTTTTAGTGCTGGAACTGCAGCTTTCACGtcgcttttcttttcttttctttgtggcagagtccaactcaaaGGGTATCTGAATGCTGCTCTCAGGTAGATTAGGTAGAAGAAGCCTCTTGTTATTGGCTGGACAGAAATAATCTTCAAACACATCGGCAGCATCGTCACCAGTGGAGCCCATGGCAACCGATTTCTGCTCACGGCACAGAGAGCCGGACCGCACCAAGGCAGAAAGTGACATTCTGTGAGTTTTGGGTGTTCTCAACAAAGTGTTCTTTAAAAGAAAACTTTGTTTTGAGATTTCAGTGGTTGCATCAACTAACGTGGCTGCTGATGATGGACATGCAGCACCGGGTGATACAGGACCTTTCGTATCGGTACATGACTTTTCTGCAGTCATTATCTGCTTATTTTCACATTTATAAGGTAATTTTTTAGCTGATTTTATCAGTGACTGACTTTTTGCTTTTGGAGAAACCCTCCTCCCATCAGCTTTATCCAGGATAGGGCTACTTAAAGAGTCTCCAGGTTTGAATTTTGCTTGTTTTCTGACTGAAGTCCTtgactttaaattatttttttcttttttgttctctTGGTTTTCAAACTTAGGAGAGTGTTGAGCTTTTATCCTGATGGAAGTTCTTCTTGACTTTGATAGTTTTTCTTCTTTGTCACCTTGGTTTTCAAACTCTGGACAGTCCTGAAAACTTGAAAACCGTTCAGGTAAATCGCGACAAGGTGACAGCCAGGGTTTTGAAGATTCATGTTCAAGATGATCAGGGTCTTCTTCTTTATCAGGTGAGCAACCAAGTTCTGCGGGAGAGGCATCAGGATCATCTGATTGGTCATTGACTGTATATCAGAAAACAAAAAAAGCCAAATTAGAAAACATCTGCACCACcaatccctctgaccaccactacctTCACACGCTTGTAGATACCACTAATTTACCTCATATTTTTTATCGATTAAGCATACCTGACTTCTGCAGAAGGAAAACTTTCCAACAAAGCTCTAAAAGAGGTGCTTCACTCATATTCTACATACATTTGcactggtctctagtaggaatgaataccttgtaacccctacttcacactggaagcatcagcggtgcggaacgaCAGCGGAACGGTTTACGCCCGAGCTTCGCTGCACACCAGGACACACCAGAAGAGTCTCAGCAGCGGAGCAGCTTCTCCGAtgtgctcctcgctggactcgcaagatcacttcagacttcaaaggtcacggtttgtttatatatataatattgttCCTCTCTACTGAAAAGATTAAACCCATGAAAAACTgttcacttctggaacgatgctgggagtacATAAGCTGTGAGGTCACACAAATagatgtaatctacatagatatataATCAAATatctgcaatacttttattttgaaaatcaccagacattttacactgaaagcATGTGTAATTTCAGAAGCAGCTAACTATCCTATCTTTTGCGGAGCAGCATGCTACTTCTGGGACACGCCAGAAATTTCAACA
This window contains:
- the mcph1 gene encoding microcephalin; this encodes MTSSNNSSLLKDVVAYVDVWSSDKRANYSKSFIQQLEKMGAQASNRFNKQVTHVIFNNGHPATWRKAKKTDVRLVSALWVGRCYDDGERADEDLFPAVNDESNPVMKNRKHRCMLPKDSPEKTTNSNWRLKKKLDKMLKDLPSIEPDVTDKSPVIIDHENGIIYSPALKRSNYMAQRLRDMKDKHENISPTSSQMAASCSPTEQTPSLGSSPTVFKFQLNDQSDDPDASPAELGCSPDKEEDPDHLEHESSKPWLSPCRDLPERFSSFQDCPEFENQGDKEEKLSKSRRTSIRIKAQHSPKFENQENKKEKNNLKSRTSVRKQAKFKPGDSLSSPILDKADGRRVSPKAKSQSLIKSAKKLPYKCENKQIMTAEKSCTDTKGPVSPGAACPSSAATLVDATTEISKQSFLLKNTLLRTPKTHRMSLSALVRSGSLCREQKSVAMGSTGDDAADVFEDYFCPANNKRLLLPNLPESSIQIPFELDSATKKRKEKRRESCSSSTKKLKLEISSPSINHPSQTSRKNLSQHDVPDSLPALDSQSVNERQRQSTSKRDAGKHRPSSSSSSGQPPSQTEDISELEPQKNSDFPIFSHTAGSGGNECLVAAGFTEIPSEFGENHNKQVSLRRQKMVTKTKAMRTLVMTSMPSEKQNTVVQVVKALGGFSIVDRVCESTTHVVSGGHRRTLNILLGIARGCWILSFEWILWCLEQSHWIPEEPYELSEQFPAAQICRLQRHLSAGEHQQDLFQNLPAMFVSQHSQPPSQTLVELIELCGGQTCKTVRRAGICIGRHSGRRPEGCRMLSEQWILDCITHLKIQSYDTYYMA